The Acanthochromis polyacanthus isolate Apoly-LR-REF ecotype Palm Island chromosome 5, KAUST_Apoly_ChrSc, whole genome shotgun sequence genome includes a window with the following:
- the rpn1 gene encoding dolichyl-diphosphooligosaccharide--protein glycosyltransferase subunit 1 — MTRRWTLPAACLLLLAAVCSEVSADGLVNEDVKRTVDLGTHLAKITAEIVLSNQGHSSVHSFVLAVEADLAPHLAYIGASVKGDEEEDGTLELEQTTIQGQSGEFYKVHLPSSLAAGAQLKAKVEMTFSHVLKPFPTHITQAERQLVIFQGNHYLYSPYPTRSQTTRVRLASKTVESYTKLGNPSKTDEIIEYGPFRDVAPFSEDTMKIHYENNTPFLTISSITRTIEVSHWGNIAVEETIDLRHTGAILKGPFSRYDYQRQSDSGISSVKSFKTILPASAQDVYYRDEIGNISTSHLQVLDDSVEVEVRPRFPLFGGWKTHYIIGYNLPSYEYLYTLGDQYALKMRLVDHVYDDQVIDSMTVKIILPEGARNINVETPYKITRMPNQLHYTYLDTFGRPVLVATKNNLVEQHIQDVVVHYNFNKILMLQEPLLVVGAFYILFFTVIIYVRLDFAITKDPAAEVRMKVASITEQVLTLVNKRLGLYRHMDEVVNRYKQSRDTGALNSGRKTLEADHRALTNEISSLQARLKAEGSDLADKVGEVQKLDVQVKELVCRSCQEAERLVAGKVKKEAYIESEKTLTSKRQELVSRIDSLLDAL, encoded by the exons ATGACACGAAGGTGGACACTTCCCGCCGCTTGCCTGCTCCTTCTGGCGGCTGTATGCTCTGAGGTTTCCGCGGACGGTTTGGTGAACGAGGATGTGAAGAGGACAGTGGACCTGGGAACTCATCTGGCCAAGATCACTGCGGAGATCGTGCTGTCCAACCAGGGACACTCTTCCGTTCACAGCTTTGTCTTGGCTGTGGAGGCTGACCTGGCCCCGCACCTGGCCTACATAGGAGCTTCG GTGAAgggtgatgaagaggaggatggcACACTTGAACTTGAGCAGACAACAATTCAGGGCCAAAG TGGGGAGTTTTACAAAGTGCACCTGCCGTCCAGTCTGGCTGCAGGCGCTCAGCTGAAAGCAAAGGTGGAGATGACCTTCAGCCATGTCCTGAAGCCCTTCCCCACACACATCACCCAGGCTGAGCGCCAGCTGGTCATTTTCCAGGGGAACCACTACCTATACTCCCCATATCCCACTCGCAGCCAGACCACGCGTGTCCGCCTGGCGTCCAAGACTGTGGAGAGCTACACCAAGTTGGGCAACCCCAGCAAGACCGATGAGATCATTGAGTACGGGCCTTTCCGTGACGTGGCTCCATTCAGCGAG GATACAATGAAGATCCACTATGAGAACAACACGCCCTTCCTCACCATCAGTAGCATCACTCGCACCATTGAGGTGTCTCACTGGGGCAATATTGCTGTGGAGGAAACAATCGACCTGAGGCACACAGGAGCCATCCTGAAGGGCCCGTTTTCCCGTTATGATTACCAGCGGCAGTCAGACAGCGGCATCTCATCTGTCAAGTCCTTCAAG ACTATCCTTCCCGCCTCGGCCCAAGACGTTTACTACAGAGATGAGATTGGCAACATCTCCACCTCCCATCTGCAGGTTCTGGATGACTcggtggaggtggaggtcagGCCACGTTTCCCCTTGTTTGGAGGCTGGAAGACCCACTACATCATCGGCTACAATCTGCCTAGCTATGAGTACCTCTACACCCTGG GTGACCAGTATGCACTGAAGATGAGACTAGTTGACCATGTGTATGATGACCAGGTCATCGACTCCATGACTGTGAAAATCATCCTGCCAGAGGGAGCTAG AAACATCAACGTGGAAACTCCTTACAAAATCACTCGCATGCCAAACCAGCTGCACTACACGTATCTGGATACTTTTGGCCGACCAGTGCTGGTTGCCACAAAGAACAACCTGGTGGAGCAACACATTCAAGATGTTGTG GTTCATTATAACTTCAATAAGATCCTGATGCTGCAGGAGCCTCTCTTGGTTGTCGGAGCTTTCTACATTCTCTTCTTCACCGTCATCATCTACGTACGTCTGGACTTTGCCATCACAAAG GATCCAGCTGCAGAGGTGCGGATGAAGGTTGCCTccatcacagagcaggtgctgACTCTGGTCAACAAACGTCTCGGTCTGTACCGACACATGGACGAGGTGGTCAACCGTTACAAGCAGTCCCGCGACACGGGGGCGCTCAACAGCGGCCGGAAGACCCTGGAGGCCGACCACCGTGCTCTCACTAATGAAATAAGCTCGCTGCAGGCCCGCCTCAAGGCAGAGGGCTCTGACCTGGCTGATAAG GTCGGGGAGGTGCAGAAGCTGGACGTCCAGGTGAAGGAGCTGGTGTGCCGCTCCTGCCAGGAGGCGGAGAGACTGGTGGCGGGTAAAGTCAAGAAGGAGGCTTACATCGAGAGCGAGAAGACTCTGACCAGCAAGAGACAGGAGCTCGTCAGCCGCATCGACAGTCTGCTGGACGCCCTCTAA